A single region of the Pleurocapsa minor HA4230-MV1 genome encodes:
- a CDS encoding glycosyltransferase, translating to MTHFGIICPATVGHLNTMTTLGYELKQRGHRVTVLAIADAQPKVLAAGLEFQAIGLSNFPPGSTKKLYTELGNLSGFKALQYTIEWITNTAAKYFQDAPEIIEKTGIEALLIDQVSSEGGTVAEYLQLPFISIASALILNREPSISPFNTLSNYDISWRGILRNKIRYLVLDLAVQNITKTINAQRQQWNLPLHTHPNQRYSQLAQISQQPAEFEFPRRELPSCFHFTGSFSNPASRESIAFPYEQLTGQPLIYASLGTLQNQLLWIFEMIAQACADMDAQLAIALGGGTDPHSLPELPGNPIVVGYAPQLELLQRATLTITHAGLNTVLESLSNGVPMVAIPITNDQPGVAARIAWTGTGEVVPLKKVTVKKLQQAIKQVLTDDVYRQNALKLQAAMQQSGGTSKAADIIEQVISTDKPV from the coding sequence ATGACTCATTTTGGCATCATTTGTCCTGCTACTGTGGGACATTTAAACACCATGACAACTCTAGGTTACGAACTAAAACAACGAGGACATCGTGTTACGGTACTGGCGATCGCTGATGCTCAACCCAAGGTATTAGCTGCGGGACTCGAATTTCAGGCAATTGGACTGTCTAACTTCCCTCCTGGCTCAACGAAGAAACTCTATACTGAACTTGGTAATTTAAGTGGTTTTAAAGCATTACAGTACACAATCGAGTGGATTACCAACACAGCAGCCAAGTATTTTCAAGATGCACCAGAGATCATCGAGAAAACAGGAATCGAAGCCTTGTTAATTGACCAAGTTTCCTCAGAAGGGGGAACTGTTGCCGAGTATCTCCAGCTTCCTTTTATCAGTATTGCTAGCGCCTTGATCTTAAATCGAGAACCCAGCATTTCACCTTTTAATACATTGAGCAATTATGATATTTCTTGGCGAGGAATTTTACGCAATAAAATAAGATATTTGGTACTCGATCTTGCTGTTCAAAATATTACCAAAACTATTAATGCTCAACGCCAACAATGGAATTTGCCGTTGCATACTCATCCTAATCAAAGATATTCTCAGCTAGCTCAAATTAGTCAACAGCCAGCAGAGTTTGAATTTCCTCGACGAGAATTACCTTCCTGTTTTCATTTCACTGGCTCGTTTAGTAATCCTGCTAGTCGCGAGTCGATCGCTTTTCCTTATGAACAATTAACGGGACAACCGCTGATTTATGCTTCTTTAGGGACACTACAAAACCAACTGTTATGGATCTTTGAAATGATTGCCCAAGCCTGTGCAGACATGGATGCTCAATTAGCGATCGCTCTTGGTGGTGGTACAGATCCTCATTCTTTGCCAGAATTACCAGGTAATCCCATAGTGGTAGGCTATGCACCTCAACTGGAACTTTTACAACGGGCAACTTTAACTATTACTCACGCAGGATTAAATACTGTTTTAGAATCTCTCAGTAATGGTGTGCCGATGGTAGCTATTCCCATTACTAACGATCAGCCTGGAGTCGCAGCACGAATTGCTTGGACAGGCACAGGGGAAGTTGTACCCTTGAAGAAAGTGACAGTCAAAAAATTGCAGCAAGCTATAAAACAAGTCTTAACGGATGATGTTTATCGACAGAATGCCCTTAAGCTTCAAGCAGCAATGCAACAATCAGGAGGAACGAGTAAAGCTGCCGATATCATTGAGCAGGTAATCTCTACTGATAAACCTGTTTAA
- a CDS encoding MBL fold metallo-hydrolase translates to MLFRQLYDSESSTYTYLLADLERQEAILIDPVLEQVERDLKLLQELGLNLRYCLETHIHADHITGTGKLRELTGCLGILPAKAQADCADRYIQDEEDLELGSIVIKAISTPGHTDSHMAYLVNQERVLTGDALFIRGCGRTDFQAGDAGTLYDSVTTRLFTLPDSTLVYPAHDYKGQTVSTIGVEKSENPRFAGRDRANFIQFMNNLNLPAPQKMTEAVPANQQCGRK, encoded by the coding sequence ATGTTATTTCGCCAGCTATATGACAGTGAATCAAGTACTTATACTTACTTATTAGCAGATTTAGAGCGACAAGAAGCCATATTAATCGATCCTGTCTTAGAACAGGTAGAACGGGATTTAAAGCTACTTCAAGAATTAGGTTTAAATCTGCGCTACTGCCTAGAAACCCATATTCACGCCGACCATATTACGGGTACGGGTAAGCTGCGGGAATTGACTGGCTGCCTGGGTATTCTTCCCGCCAAGGCTCAAGCTGATTGTGCTGACCGCTATATTCAAGATGAAGAGGATTTAGAATTAGGTTCAATTGTGATTAAAGCGATCTCCACTCCTGGACATACTGATAGTCATATGGCTTATTTAGTAAATCAAGAAAGAGTCTTAACAGGAGATGCTTTATTTATTCGTGGATGTGGTCGCACCGATTTTCAAGCTGGGGATGCAGGTACATTATATGATTCAGTCACCACCAGATTGTTTACTCTACCTGATTCAACCTTAGTTTATCCTGCCCATGACTATAAAGGACAAACAGTTTCCACCATTGGGGTAGAAAAAAGCGAGAATCCTCGTTTTGCAGGTAGAGATCGGGCTAACTTTATTCAGTTTATGAATAATCTCAATCTTCCCGCTCCTCAAAAAATGACCGAAGCAGTACCAGCTAACCAACAATGTGGTCGTAAGTGA
- a CDS encoding solute carrier family 26 protein, translating to MIKAKTRNSSSIPMPGLKKLLSYRREWLRGDILAGLTVAAYLIPQCMAYGELAGVEPVAGLWAILPPMIIYAIFGSSTQLSIGPESSTAVMTAVAIAPLAATRSDTYISLAALLAIVMGLVCLAGYIAKLGFLADLLSKPVLIGYMAGIALIMIGGQIGKIAKIEIEADAFFGQISEFVSKLQLAHTPTLILGIAVLIFLFTLQRRFPTAPIPLIAVLLSTAAVAIFDLNARGVAVVGEIPAGLPQFALPQISFQDLSSLVAAAVGISIVGYSDNVLTARAFATRHNYKIDANQELLALGLANLGNGLMQGFPISGSASRTVIGDSVGSKSQLFSLVAMVAVIVVLLFLRPVLALFPKAALGAIVIYAATRLIEIAQFIRLYRFRRSEFLLAIITTLAVLATDILVGVGIAVSLSVIELFSRVARPHDAVLGTVPDLAGLHDIEDWEGATTIPGLLIYRYDAPLCFANAENFKQRSLLAIEAESVPVEWFVLNMEANVEIDITAIDMLSELRAELASKNITFAMARVKQDLYLNLERAGFLKNMTAEHIYPTLPTAIAAFERK from the coding sequence ATGATCAAAGCCAAAACTCGTAACTCCTCTTCAATTCCAATGCCTGGGTTGAAAAAACTGTTATCTTATCGCCGTGAATGGCTACGGGGAGATATATTGGCTGGGTTGACGGTGGCGGCATATTTGATTCCGCAATGTATGGCTTATGGGGAGTTAGCAGGGGTGGAGCCAGTGGCAGGTTTATGGGCAATTTTACCGCCGATGATTATCTATGCCATATTCGGTTCTTCGACTCAGCTTTCGATTGGGCCCGAATCCAGTACCGCAGTGATGACGGCTGTAGCGATCGCGCCTTTGGCAGCAACGAGGAGCGATACTTATATTAGTCTGGCTGCATTACTAGCAATCGTCATGGGGTTAGTTTGTCTTGCAGGTTATATTGCCAAATTAGGGTTTTTAGCCGATTTGCTTTCCAAACCTGTACTAATTGGCTACATGGCAGGAATTGCCCTAATTATGATTGGCGGGCAAATAGGTAAGATTGCCAAAATTGAGATTGAAGCAGATGCTTTTTTTGGTCAGATTAGTGAATTTGTGAGTAAACTACAGCTAGCCCACACGCCGACGTTAATTTTGGGCATTGCTGTTTTAATTTTCCTGTTTACTTTACAGCGTCGTTTCCCGACTGCACCCATACCTTTGATAGCTGTTTTATTATCCACCGCAGCAGTGGCAATATTCGATCTTAATGCTCGTGGAGTGGCGGTAGTGGGAGAAATTCCCGCTGGCTTACCTCAGTTCGCTCTTCCTCAGATCTCATTTCAAGATTTAAGCTCTTTAGTTGCTGCTGCGGTGGGAATTTCTATTGTCGGCTATTCTGATAACGTATTGACAGCCAGAGCATTTGCCACTCGCCATAACTATAAAATTGATGCCAATCAAGAACTATTAGCTTTGGGTTTGGCAAACTTGGGTAACGGACTAATGCAGGGGTTTCCGATTAGCGGTAGCGCTAGTCGTACCGTAATTGGCGATTCGGTAGGGAGCAAAAGCCAGCTATTTTCATTGGTAGCAATGGTGGCGGTGATTGTGGTGCTGCTGTTTTTACGTCCCGTATTAGCTTTATTTCCCAAAGCTGCTTTAGGAGCAATTGTTATTTATGCTGCCACCAGATTAATTGAAATTGCCCAATTTATTAGACTATATCGATTTCGCCGTAGTGAATTTCTCCTGGCTATTATCACCACCCTTGCCGTATTAGCAACCGATATTTTAGTCGGCGTGGGAATAGCGGTTAGCCTCTCAGTAATTGAGCTATTTTCTCGGGTTGCTCGTCCCCATGATGCTGTACTCGGAACAGTTCCCGATTTAGCTGGACTTCATGATATTGAAGACTGGGAGGGTGCAACAACCATTCCAGGACTACTAATATATCGCTATGATGCGCCTTTATGTTTTGCTAATGCCGAAAATTTCAAACAGCGATCGCTTTTAGCCATTGAAGCTGAATCAGTACCCGTGGAATGGTTTGTTCTCAATATGGAAGCCAATGTCGAAATTGATATTACGGCGATCGATATGTTGTCAGAATTGAGAGCTGAATTAGCTTCTAAAAACATTACCTTTGCCATGGCACGAGTCAAACAAGATTTATATTTGAATCTTGAACGGGCAGGGTTTCTCAAGAATATGACCGCCGAACATATTTATCCTACTCTGCCTACAGCGATCGCCGCTTTTGAAAGGAAATAA
- the aroA gene encoding 3-phosphoshikimate 1-carboxyvinyltransferase, giving the protein MASPIVSIQDGAENSQQLLINPRSGGSSVQGKLTIPGDKSISHRALMLGAIAEGETIIEGLLLGEDPRSTAACFRAMGAKISELNSQRVTVTGVGLGNLQEPNDVLDAGNSGTTMRLMLGLLASHSDRLFTVTGDSSLRSRPMSRVIKPLTQMGASIWGRQGNSLAPLAVQGRQLQPTHYHSPIASAQVKSCILLAGLMVDGQTTVTEPALSRDHSERMLQAFGANLEIDRHTHSVTLTGQPTLRGQKVIVPGDISSAAFWLVAGAIVPDSDLLIENVGVNPTRTGILEALEMMEADITRLNERVVAGEPVADLRVRSSQLKACEIAGDLVPRLIDEIPILAVAAAFAEGITVIKDAAELRVKESDRLAVMATELGKMGAKITELEDGLQITGGYELQGAETDSFGDHRIAMSLAIAALNAQGQTTINHAEAASISYPNFVATLTTVLQ; this is encoded by the coding sequence ATGGCTTCTCCGATTGTCAGTATTCAAGACGGTGCAGAAAATTCGCAGCAGTTGTTAATCAATCCTCGTAGCGGAGGAAGTTCGGTTCAGGGTAAGCTCACTATTCCAGGCGATAAGTCCATTTCTCATCGGGCATTGATGTTAGGAGCGATCGCCGAAGGAGAAACAATTATTGAAGGCTTGCTTTTAGGGGAAGATCCTCGCAGTACTGCTGCCTGTTTTCGAGCAATGGGCGCTAAGATTTCCGAGTTGAATTCCCAACGAGTTACTGTTACAGGAGTCGGCTTAGGTAACTTGCAAGAACCAAATGATGTTTTGGATGCGGGTAATTCGGGAACAACTATGCGCTTGATGCTGGGTTTATTAGCTTCTCACAGCGATCGCCTGTTTACCGTCACAGGAGATAGTTCTCTGCGATCGCGTCCTATGTCGCGGGTAATTAAACCTTTAACTCAAATGGGCGCTAGTATCTGGGGTCGTCAGGGCAATTCTCTTGCTCCTCTAGCAGTGCAGGGAAGGCAGCTACAACCCACTCACTATCATTCGCCTATTGCTTCGGCACAGGTTAAATCCTGCATCCTCCTAGCAGGATTGATGGTCGATGGTCAGACTACCGTAACCGAACCTGCTTTGTCCCGTGACCATAGCGAAAGGATGCTACAAGCTTTTGGCGCAAATTTAGAGATCGATCGCCATACCCACAGCGTTACTCTAACAGGACAGCCTACTTTGCGCGGACAAAAAGTGATTGTCCCTGGAGATATTAGTTCTGCTGCCTTTTGGTTAGTAGCAGGGGCAATTGTTCCCGATTCAGACTTGCTAATTGAAAATGTGGGAGTGAATCCGACTCGCACAGGAATTCTCGAAGCCTTGGAGATGATGGAAGCAGATATTACTAGGCTCAACGAGCGAGTAGTAGCAGGAGAGCCTGTAGCCGACTTAAGAGTGCGATCCAGTCAGCTGAAAGCCTGTGAAATTGCAGGTGATTTAGTTCCTCGCCTCATTGATGAAATTCCGATTCTGGCTGTGGCTGCTGCCTTTGCTGAAGGAATAACCGTAATCAAAGATGCTGCCGAGTTGAGAGTCAAAGAAAGCGATCGCCTTGCCGTCATGGCGACAGAATTAGGCAAAATGGGCGCAAAAATTACTGAATTAGAGGATGGGCTGCAAATTACAGGAGGATACGAGCTTCAAGGTGCAGAGACCGATAGCTTTGGCGATCATCGAATTGCCATGAGTTTAGCGATCGCTGCTTTAAATGCTCAAGGTCAAACAACCATCAATCACGCTGAGGCAGCTTCGATCTCTTATCCCAATTTTGTTGCTACCCTAACTACAGTTTTGCAGTAG
- a CDS encoding chloride channel protein, which translates to MKKLLAKVQKSSWLANSSLDTRYALLEACLIGLFSALAAVMLKQGIGWLGGWRVQTANLIGGKIVLPLMGLVFGTMAGVIIQVLSPAAAGGGIPQVKAALAKYPVTLNLRTALVKTLATILVVGAGFTVGRRGPTVHIGAALGAQVSRWIPNSPTNRRQMIAAGAAAGLAAGFNTPIAGVLFVVEELMRDISGLTLETAIAASFTGAVVSRILGSTHFNVPLEAIDSARQGSFAVGEIPFYLVLGILAGVLGGIFNRGIIRGMKFSRTFPFPMPIQIGLAGLISGTVIAWLPPFFQDNAGLRELLIAGQFSWQTTAIVFVAQFCLTILAYSAGAPGGLFAPALVLGSALGYLVGLTEVALISSESPYTFALTGMGAFFTSVVRVPVTAIIIVFEMTADFNLVLPLMITCAVAYIVAESVSKGSLYEHLLEISGIELTEDNPNHDFMAELTANDVMQPKVETLPSNLPLPELVKAISRSHHRGFPVVEDGKLVGIIAQSDIPQDSQQTTSMLLKDIMTPHPISVGLETSLADVLYLLNRYQLSRLPVTEGCKLLGIITRSDIIKAEAKQLNYDHLPKARLEPSYVVYQSRSPATGKGRILLPLANPENIDALLQIAEAIARYHNYEIQCLRVICVPNYVFPAQAEVETAADRQLMQQLEDWGKASGISLHTQIRVATDISEAILETITREQIDLLLMGWKGKSSGIESIFGNVVDTLILQAACDLMLIKLGTAPHAFPQQLELRHKWLIPTTGGDRINKLLTILPALANLHPIPPKIQLCQISSANLGRRYTPDFEQAVELLKNTLSCPIFSLLITSDSVSKAVIELTQYKKYGLVVLGASNEGLLQNVINGNIPEAIAHHANSTVIIFRNSAK; encoded by the coding sequence ATGAAAAAGCTGCTGGCTAAGGTGCAAAAATCTTCATGGTTGGCAAATAGTTCTCTTGATACTCGCTACGCTTTATTAGAAGCCTGTTTAATCGGTTTATTTTCGGCTCTAGCTGCGGTAATGCTCAAGCAGGGTATTGGCTGGCTGGGAGGTTGGCGGGTACAGACAGCAAATCTGATTGGGGGAAAGATTGTTTTACCCTTAATGGGTTTAGTTTTTGGTACTATGGCGGGAGTGATCATCCAGGTTTTGTCTCCTGCTGCTGCTGGGGGTGGTATTCCCCAGGTAAAGGCAGCTTTAGCTAAATATCCCGTAACTTTAAATCTACGTACTGCCTTGGTTAAAACTCTCGCTACTATTTTAGTCGTGGGGGCGGGTTTTACAGTAGGTCGTCGTGGCCCCACGGTACATATTGGAGCAGCATTAGGAGCGCAGGTTAGTCGCTGGATTCCTAATTCGCCAACTAATCGTCGTCAGATGATCGCAGCAGGGGCAGCGGCAGGCTTGGCAGCAGGTTTTAATACTCCTATTGCTGGGGTGCTGTTCGTAGTCGAAGAGTTGATGCGGGATATTTCAGGGTTGACTCTCGAAACTGCGATCGCTGCTTCATTTACTGGTGCTGTTGTCTCCCGCATTCTTGGTTCAACGCATTTTAACGTTCCTCTGGAAGCAATTGATTCTGCGCGTCAAGGTAGTTTTGCTGTCGGCGAAATTCCCTTTTATCTTGTTTTGGGGATCCTGGCAGGAGTATTGGGAGGGATTTTTAACCGAGGGATTATTCGCGGGATGAAGTTTAGTCGTACCTTCCCTTTCCCCATGCCGATCCAAATCGGCTTGGCAGGATTGATTTCAGGCACAGTAATTGCTTGGCTGCCTCCCTTTTTTCAAGACAATGCGGGATTAAGAGAATTGTTAATCGCTGGACAGTTTAGCTGGCAGACGACAGCCATCGTTTTTGTGGCTCAATTCTGTCTGACGATTTTGGCCTATAGTGCAGGTGCGCCAGGGGGTTTATTTGCTCCTGCCTTGGTCTTAGGTTCGGCTTTGGGATATTTGGTGGGGTTGACGGAAGTAGCTTTAATTAGTTCGGAATCCCCCTATACATTTGCCCTAACAGGTATGGGAGCATTTTTCACCTCGGTAGTTAGAGTTCCTGTAACGGCAATTATTATTGTGTTTGAAATGACGGCAGACTTTAATTTGGTACTACCGCTGATGATTACCTGTGCCGTAGCCTATATTGTGGCGGAAAGCGTCTCCAAAGGTTCTCTATATGAGCATTTACTAGAAATTAGCGGGATTGAATTAACGGAAGATAATCCGAACCATGACTTTATGGCGGAGTTGACGGCAAATGATGTGATGCAGCCTAAAGTAGAAACTCTCCCTAGTAATCTCCCTTTGCCAGAGTTGGTTAAGGCAATATCGCGATCGCATCATCGCGGTTTTCCTGTAGTAGAAGACGGCAAACTGGTAGGAATTATTGCTCAGTCAGATATTCCTCAAGATAGCCAGCAAACAACGTCTATGCTGCTCAAAGATATTATGACTCCTCACCCGATCTCAGTCGGTCTTGAAACTTCTTTAGCGGATGTTTTATACCTGCTTAATCGCTATCAACTTTCTCGTTTACCCGTTACGGAAGGTTGTAAACTTCTGGGAATTATTACCCGCAGCGACATTATTAAAGCCGAAGCCAAACAGCTAAATTACGATCATCTACCAAAAGCTCGTCTTGAGCCTTCTTACGTAGTGTATCAAAGTCGTTCCCCCGCCACAGGAAAAGGGCGTATTTTATTACCCCTGGCAAATCCTGAAAATATAGATGCTTTGTTACAAATTGCTGAAGCGATCGCCAGGTATCATAATTACGAAATTCAATGTTTGCGCGTGATCTGTGTTCCTAATTATGTTTTTCCCGCCCAAGCTGAGGTGGAAACGGCTGCCGATCGCCAATTAATGCAACAATTAGAGGACTGGGGTAAAGCATCTGGAATTTCTCTCCATACCCAAATTCGCGTTGCCACAGATATTAGTGAAGCTATTTTAGAAACTATTACCAGAGAGCAGATTGACTTGCTACTCATGGGTTGGAAAGGCAAAAGCTCGGGAATCGAATCGATTTTTGGTAACGTGGTCGATACTTTAATCTTGCAAGCAGCTTGCGATTTGATGCTGATTAAGCTTGGGACTGCACCTCATGCCTTTCCTCAACAGCTTGAACTACGGCATAAATGGCTAATTCCCACCACGGGGGGCGATCGCATTAATAAGCTGTTAACTATTTTGCCTGCTCTAGCTAATCTGCACCCTATTCCGCCCAAAATACAATTATGTCAGATATCTTCTGCCAATTTAGGGCGACGCTACACCCCCGATTTTGAACAGGCTGTCGAACTGCTAAAAAATACCCTAAGCTGTCCCATTTTTTCCCTACTGATTACCAGTGATTCCGTCTCAAAAGCTGTGATTGAATTAACCCAATATAAAAAATATGGCTTGGTGGTTTTGGGGGCGAGTAATGAAGGATTACTACAAAATGTAATAAATGGTAATATTCCTGAAGCGATCGCCCATCATGCCAACAGTACCGTAATTATTTTTCGCAATTCAGCTAAATAA
- a CDS encoding ParA family protein, with translation MGTIISTVNMKGGVGKTTLTVNLATCLAQKHKKRVLVLDLDSQISATLSLLSPHDFAKLRKKKHTLSYLLENAIDPNPWSKLNIDDIIVPQICGIHGLELLPGDIELYDEYQVSEMLHQQAIAKNEQEFQKVWDDFERVLIRQILEPVIDYYDFIILDCAPGYNLLTRSGLAASDFYLLPARPEPLSLVGIQLLERRIAKLKESHKETHPVNVQLLGIVFILSAGGLMGRYYKQVMKRVEDDFVPEQLFSQSIPMDVNVAKAVDLFTPVSVAMPNSAGSKAFMRLSDELLAKSSVKQELAAVT, from the coding sequence ATGGGAACTATCATCAGCACCGTCAACATGAAAGGCGGGGTAGGCAAAACTACTCTGACTGTTAATCTGGCTACCTGTTTGGCACAAAAACACAAGAAGCGAGTTTTGGTTTTAGATTTAGATTCACAAATCAGCGCCACCTTGAGTTTACTTTCTCCCCATGATTTTGCTAAGTTGCGCAAAAAAAAGCATACTCTTAGCTATCTGCTAGAAAATGCGATCGACCCCAATCCTTGGAGTAAGTTAAATATCGATGATATTATTGTGCCTCAGATTTGCGGTATTCACGGCTTGGAATTGTTGCCAGGAGACATCGAACTTTATGATGAGTATCAAGTTTCAGAAATGCTTCACCAACAGGCGATCGCCAAAAATGAACAAGAGTTTCAAAAGGTGTGGGATGATTTTGAACGGGTTCTAATTCGACAGATTCTTGAGCCAGTGATTGACTATTATGATTTTATTATCCTCGATTGCGCTCCTGGTTACAATCTATTGACCCGTAGTGGTCTTGCTGCCAGCGATTTTTATCTTTTACCTGCTAGACCAGAACCGCTATCTCTAGTGGGGATTCAGCTATTAGAAAGAAGAATTGCTAAACTAAAAGAAAGTCACAAAGAAACCCATCCTGTGAACGTTCAGCTTTTGGGGATTGTCTTTATTCTTTCTGCTGGTGGATTAATGGGTAGATACTATAAGCAGGTGATGAAAAGAGTTGAAGACGACTTTGTTCCCGAACAATTGTTTAGTCAATCAATTCCGATGGATGTAAACGTGGCTAAAGCAGTTGATTTATTTACGCCTGTTTCTGTAGCTATGCCTAACTCGGCAGGATCTAAAGCATTTATGAGGTTGAGTGATGAGTTGTTGGCTAAAAGTTCAGTTAAACAAGAATTAGCTGCTGTAACTTAA
- a CDS encoding peptide chain release factor H, whose product MNIYWLSQIQYAEQSLVGDELFILSQLLQDECSILPGFVLGNNLWREFLRLSDEELLTRFSQDEDEDYQSRQAFARNSRQLIQQTKIPQIWQTEIFQAAQQLDSPSLILQPCLITPYGEKIRANTLWRSHTCNCNDEAIIAALKSVWSELFTASSLIYWQKLGLSPDLIGLSVLVRPLKSAYASGIVEISNDFIAIKANWGLEQSLLQGDAEPDEYYLDRDLKQIISQHLGHKNYAYRVKDVGLSTPFPDCLEAYLPPENLAATYVLNQEAIAQLIKLAQEILQQQPQIKYLVWTAFNSPSNTAPYFYFTQLSDRLMSHTAIADKITNVMSLPKIAPLVSGIAVSPGTIQAEIAVIPDLDTHLQPIPTGSILVTKAIDPQHIPLIKQVTGIITEIGGKNSHAAIVARELGIPAIANAINATNILHHGDRLLLNGDNGQVYPATEDFQLKRPTLKGILSPTYPIATKLMVNLAQPESVALISKLPIDGVGLLRSELMLADLLSSQVLAQWQESFQRQFVATLSNHLRQFCSAFAPRPIFYRSLDLYGNSLNPVLGDRGTYHYLTNPTLFDLELEALQTITEEGFHNIKLILPFVRSVDEFKFCYRRLENIGLTTQNSFQVWIMAEVPSVMMLLPEYIRAGVQGITIGTNDLTQLLLGVDREQNQFSDRGLNANHPAMHKAIAELIKTAHDYNIECCICGQAPVDYPDLIDKLVQWGIDTISVEPDAVDQTYKAIARAEKRILLNQVRS is encoded by the coding sequence GTGAATATTTATTGGCTTTCACAAATTCAGTATGCAGAACAATCGTTGGTTGGGGATGAACTTTTTATTCTCAGCCAATTACTTCAAGATGAATGTTCAATTTTGCCTGGGTTTGTTTTAGGTAATAATTTGTGGCGCGAGTTTTTACGGCTGAGTGATGAGGAATTATTAACCAGATTTAGCCAAGATGAGGATGAAGACTATCAAAGCAGACAAGCTTTTGCTCGTAATAGTCGGCAGCTGATCCAGCAAACAAAAATACCGCAAATTTGGCAAACAGAAATATTTCAGGCAGCACAACAACTAGATTCTCCTAGTTTAATTCTACAACCTTGTCTAATTACTCCTTACGGCGAAAAGATTAGGGCAAATACATTATGGCGATCGCATACCTGCAATTGCAATGATGAAGCTATAATTGCAGCACTTAAATCAGTCTGGTCAGAGTTATTCACCGCTAGTAGTCTGATCTATTGGCAGAAATTAGGCTTGAGTCCAGATCTGATCGGCTTGTCAGTGTTAGTTAGACCTCTTAAAAGTGCTTATGCTTCAGGAATTGTCGAAATCAGCAATGATTTCATTGCCATCAAAGCCAATTGGGGTTTAGAACAAAGCTTACTTCAAGGAGATGCTGAACCTGATGAATATTATCTAGACCGCGATCTCAAGCAAATAATCTCCCAACACCTAGGCCATAAAAACTATGCATATCGGGTAAAAGACGTTGGTTTATCTACACCGTTCCCTGATTGCTTAGAAGCATATCTACCTCCAGAAAATCTGGCTGCAACCTATGTCTTAAACCAGGAAGCGATCGCGCAATTAATTAAGCTTGCTCAAGAAATACTCCAACAACAGCCTCAAATAAAATATTTAGTCTGGACTGCATTTAACTCACCATCAAATACTGCACCGTATTTCTACTTTACTCAGTTGAGCGATCGCCTAATGTCTCACACTGCTATAGCTGACAAGATAACTAACGTGATGTCTTTACCGAAGATCGCACCTTTAGTATCTGGCATCGCAGTATCACCTGGCACTATTCAAGCAGAGATAGCAGTTATCCCAGATCTCGATACTCATCTCCAGCCAATTCCCACGGGTTCAATTCTAGTAACTAAAGCAATCGATCCTCAACACATCCCTTTAATCAAACAGGTAACAGGAATTATTACCGAGATTGGCGGAAAAAATAGCCATGCTGCCATAGTTGCGCGGGAACTTGGTATTCCTGCGATCGCCAACGCCATCAACGCCACCAACATTCTGCATCATGGCGATCGGCTCTTGCTTAATGGTGATAATGGTCAAGTTTATCCCGCGACGGAAGATTTTCAGCTCAAGCGTCCTACTTTAAAAGGCATCTTATCCCCCACCTATCCCATTGCGACCAAACTAATGGTCAATCTTGCTCAACCAGAAAGTGTTGCCCTGATATCCAAGCTGCCAATAGATGGGGTGGGACTATTACGTTCGGAACTAATGTTAGCAGATTTATTATCCTCTCAAGTTTTAGCCCAGTGGCAAGAATCTTTTCAAAGACAGTTTGTGGCGACGCTTAGTAATCATCTGCGTCAGTTTTGCTCTGCATTTGCGCCTCGTCCCATATTTTATCGCTCGTTAGATTTATACGGCAACTCACTTAATCCAGTTTTAGGCGATCGCGGAACCTATCATTATTTAACTAATCCCACCCTATTTGACCTAGAGTTAGAAGCGTTACAAACTATTACAGAAGAAGGTTTTCACAATATCAAGCTCATTCTGCCTTTCGTCCGTAGCGTTGATGAATTTAAATTTTGTTATCGCCGTCTAGAAAACATCGGCTTGACTACTCAAAACTCCTTTCAAGTCTGGATCATGGCAGAAGTACCCTCGGTCATGATGTTGCTACCTGAATATATCCGTGCTGGTGTTCAGGGAATTACTATTGGCACTAACGATTTAACTCAATTACTTCTAGGAGTAGATCGAGAACAAAATCAGTTTAGCGATCGCGGTTTAAACGCCAATCATCCAGCCATGCACAAGGCGATCGCCGAATTAATCAAAACTGCTCATGACTACAATATTGAGTGCTGTATTTGCGGTCAAGCACCTGTGGATTACCCCGATTTAATCGATAAGCTAGTTCAATGGGGAATCGACACCATTTCCGTTGAACCCGATGCCGTCGATCAGACTTATAAAGCGATCGCCCGTGCTGAAAAGCGTATACTTTTAAATCAAGTTAGAAGTTGA